A single genomic interval of Salvelinus namaycush isolate Seneca chromosome 41, SaNama_1.0, whole genome shotgun sequence harbors:
- the LOC120034083 gene encoding tripartite motif-containing protein 35-like has product MALRPRASSQPGKPSFLQSPKVVMALRPRAVSSHSSSMLEDELTCSVCCEIFRDPVVLKCTHSFCRACLQQFWNQKKARRECPVCRRKCSLTEPTVSLALKNVADTFFREQRSQGEAGGGPDRGGIPVKSEAKCHTHGEVLKLFCQDDAEVLCCVCHTSKRHQGHCVIPLEEGAQELKEEMKKELIPLKKSLRGLYEAKQECDDTTVHIKSQTQQTENHIREEFEQLRQFLQNEEEARIAILQEEDEQKRHLVRKKAEGITADILTLSHAIIAIDNDIASSNALFLQNYRNTKKRAVIPQKGPEEISGAMINVAKHVSSLKYKVWEKMVGLVEYTPVTLDPNTAYSWLSLNKDLTSVTNSGHVQVLPDNPERFDHFVFVLGSEGFTTGCHAWEVEVGDKDDWMLGVVKESINRKGRISGCPEGGLWMISHCEGEYMAMTRPRTPLKLTGELKRVRVQLDYDSGEVTFSNPVNMTSIYTFKDFFTERMFPFFCPGANINGNNPGPLKICPVKVAVWNSATW; this is encoded by the exons ATGGCGCTGCGTCCACGGGCTTCCTCCCAGCCTGGGAAACCTTCGTTCTTACAGAGCCCCAAGGTGGTCATGGCTCTGCGGCCCAGGGCCGTGTCCTCTCACTCAAGCTCCATGCTGGAGGATGAGCTAACCTGTTCTGTGTGCTGCGAGATCTTCAGGGACCCTGTGGTGCTCAAGTGCACCCACAGCTTCTGCCGGGCCTGCCTGCAGCAGTTCTGGAACCAGAAGAAGGCGAGGCGCGAGTGTCCTGTGTGTCGCAGGAAGTGTTCCCTGACGGAGCCCACAGTGAGCCTGGCTCTGAAGAACGTGGCCGATACCTTCTTCAGGGAGCAGAGGAGCCAGGGCGAGGCGGGCGGAGGGCCGGACAGAGGGGGCATCCCAGTGAAGTCTGAGGCGAAGTGCCACACACACGGGGAGGTGCTGAAGCTGTTCTGCCAGGACGATGCCGAggtgctctgctgtgtgtgtcacACGTCTAAGAGGCACCAGGGCCACTGTGTGATCCCACTGGAGGAGGGGGCCCAGGAGCTCAAG GAAGAAATGAAGAAAGAATTGATCCCTCTGAAGAAGAGCCTCCGTGGCCTCTATGAAGCCAAGCAGGAGTGTGATGACACAACTGTGCATATCAAG AGCCAGACCCAGCAGACAGAGAATCATATCAGAGAGGAGTTTGAGCAGCTCAGGCAGTTCCTTCAGAATGAGGAGGAAGCCAGGATAGCTATCCTACAGGAGGAAGATGAGCAGAAGAGACATCTGGTGAGGAAGAAGGCAGAGGGCATCACGGCAGACATCCTCACCCTCTCTCATGCCATCATCGCTATTGATAATGACATAGCCTCCAGTAATGCTCTTTTCCTCCAG AACTACAGAAACACAAAGAAGAG AGCTGTGATACCTCAGAAGGGTCCAGAGGAGATCTCAGGTGCTATGATCAACGTGGCGAAGCATGTCAGCTCCCTCAAGTACAAGGTCTGGGAGAAGATGGTGGGGCTGGTGGAGTACA CTCCTGTGACTTTGGATCCTAACACGGCctactcctggctctctctgAACAAGGACCTGACCAGTGTGACCAACAGTGGTCATGTGCAGGTGCTCCCAGACAACCCAGAGCGTTTTGACCACTTCGTGTTCGTCCTGGGCTCTGAGGGCTTCACCACCGGCTGCCACGCCTGGGAGGTAGAGGTGGGGGACAAGGACGACTGGATGCTGGGTGTGGTCAAGGAGTCCATCAACAGGAAGGGCCGGATCTCAGGCTGCCCTGAGGGCGGCTTGTGGATGATCTCCCACTGCGAGGGTGAGTATATGGCCATGACCCGGCCACGCACCCCTCTCAAACTGACAGGGGAGCTGAAGAGGGTCAGGGTGCAGCTGGACTACGACTCTGGGGAGGTGACCTTCTCCAACCCTGTTAATATGACGTCCATCTACACCTTCAAGGATTTCTTCACTGAGAGGATGTTCCCCTTCTTCTGCCCTGGAGCCAACATCAATGGCAACAACCCCGGCCCGCTGAAGATCTGCCCGGTCAAAGTGGCTGTGTGGAACAGCGCCACCTGGTGA